In Flammeovirgaceae bacterium 311, one DNA window encodes the following:
- a CDS encoding polysaccharide biosynthesis protein (COG2244 Membrane protein involved in the export of O-antigen and teichoic acid) codes for MGFILNRSIFVSLITYVGVVIGYLNVLWLYPKVMDLEEIGLFRTLQDIALLFVPFAQMGAGQGLIRYFPHGTTKTEQQQIVSLSLAWSLFSFLFFLLIFWLLQDWIYLFFDEKAGAVNNYLPVVLLLTFILNLQGVLEPLARSLLKFRFVAFSKEILLRVLSAALIILYFFGLLSFNQAVWGLVVVYGTVTLMIAFHLVKSGWATIHFTYFPQVKNLIPPFIRYGLITFLSSASSLLVMKTDSIMVTQMIGLEANGIYTTVFFMAVIVELPRRILSQISTPLLSQAFEQNDMQLAQKIYQKSSINLLLISALLYIGIICNMSALFSVMPKGEAFQTGAMVVILIGIGKLVDGAAGVNGEILVMSRYYRINLYFTIVMAILNVLLNYLFIPIWGIEGAALGSCLSLIFFNLLKYFYLQIKLQLQPFSQNTLLLLLILGAAFAAGWFLPALANPFLDIVVRSLLITAIVAAGVLYFKVSEEANALVQKLWQYRSGKN; via the coding sequence ATGGGCTTTATTCTTAACCGCAGTATTTTCGTATCCCTTATCACCTATGTTGGCGTAGTCATTGGCTATCTCAATGTACTTTGGCTCTATCCAAAGGTAATGGACCTGGAGGAGATCGGTTTGTTTCGTACCCTGCAGGATATTGCCCTCCTGTTTGTTCCATTTGCACAAATGGGCGCCGGACAGGGGCTTATACGTTATTTTCCCCATGGTACCACCAAAACAGAACAGCAGCAGATAGTTTCACTTTCACTGGCCTGGTCGCTGTTTAGCTTTCTTTTCTTTTTGTTGATTTTCTGGCTGCTGCAGGATTGGATCTATCTCTTCTTTGATGAAAAAGCGGGGGCTGTCAATAATTATCTGCCCGTAGTACTACTACTTACCTTTATTTTAAACCTGCAGGGAGTTCTGGAACCCCTGGCCAGATCACTCCTGAAGTTTCGCTTTGTTGCATTCAGCAAAGAAATTTTGCTGAGAGTGCTAAGCGCAGCACTAATAATTTTATACTTCTTTGGGCTGCTAAGTTTCAACCAGGCAGTATGGGGGCTGGTGGTGGTTTATGGCACTGTTACCCTGATGATCGCTTTTCACCTGGTGAAATCAGGTTGGGCCACGATCCACTTCACCTATTTCCCGCAGGTAAAAAATCTGATCCCTCCTTTTATTCGCTATGGCCTGATCACCTTTCTTTCTTCTGCCAGTTCACTGCTGGTCATGAAAACAGACTCCATCATGGTTACCCAGATGATCGGGCTGGAGGCCAACGGTATTTATACCACTGTGTTTTTTATGGCTGTAATCGTAGAGCTTCCGCGGCGAATTCTCTCCCAGATCAGCACGCCCCTGCTCTCTCAGGCTTTCGAGCAAAATGATATGCAGCTTGCGCAGAAGATCTACCAGAAAAGCTCCATCAACCTCCTGCTCATCAGTGCTCTGCTTTACATCGGTATTATCTGTAATATGTCGGCCCTCTTCTCAGTCATGCCAAAGGGAGAAGCTTTTCAGACAGGTGCCATGGTGGTAATTCTGATTGGGATAGGCAAGCTTGTTGATGGTGCTGCCGGTGTAAATGGCGAAATACTGGTAATGTCGCGCTACTACAGGATCAATCTATATTTTACCATTGTAATGGCCATTTTGAATGTGTTGCTCAACTACCTGTTCATTCCCATATGGGGTATTGAAGGGGCAGCACTTGGCTCCTGCCTGAGCCTTATCTTTTTTAATCTGCTGAAGTATTTCTACTTACAAATCAAACTACAGCTGCAGCCATTTAGCCAAAACACCCTACTCCTCCTTCTGATCCTGGGCGCTGCATTTGCTGCAGGATGGTTCCTTCCAGCCCTGGCCAACCCTTTTCTGGATATCGTTGTACGTTCCCTGCTGATCACTGCAATAGTGGCAGCCGGAGTTCTCTATTTTAAAGTTTCTGAAGAAGCTAATGCCCTGGTGCAGAAATTGTGGCAATACAGATCCGGAAAAAATTAA
- a CDS encoding glycosyltransferase (COG0438 Glycosyltransferase) — MKNFLLISYYWPPSGGVGVQRWLKLTKYLPLEGWRPVVLTPENPAFDLQDSALEKEVSADVEVLRLPIWEPYHLARKFSGKTEGAMNYGVGMESGQNRFAGRIMHWLRGNVLLPDPRIFWLNPASKFAMDIMEKNEIEAIITTGPPHSMHLIGRSLKKKTALPWIADFRDPWSEWDVLRRMHTGKLAMRLHQKLEKAVLKEADLVISATPGLSQSLERLGGRPVHTLLNGLDLQALPQAFVQPKRPSKFRIFHAGMLNEGRNPEHLWPVLASLCEQHSAFADALEVVLVGSVSPLINPSERYPVLKDKLQIKPPVPNQQVWEMMQQSAVLLLLVDRVPAGRLVIPYKMYEYLAAQKPVLYIGFPDTTTGDILREQQAGESFTFDEEAALETYILKLFQEYQQGSSMQRTTDLTPYDRQQQARQVAQWLNELVPGTEVPRTEIPGSEGTGTEPGD; from the coding sequence ATGAAAAACTTTCTGCTGATTTCTTATTACTGGCCTCCAAGTGGGGGAGTAGGTGTGCAGCGTTGGCTTAAACTAACTAAATATTTACCTTTAGAAGGTTGGCGGCCAGTTGTACTTACGCCGGAAAATCCTGCTTTTGATTTGCAGGATTCCGCCCTGGAAAAAGAAGTTTCTGCAGATGTGGAAGTACTGCGGCTGCCTATTTGGGAGCCCTACCACCTGGCCCGTAAGTTTAGTGGTAAAACGGAAGGGGCTATGAACTATGGTGTAGGCATGGAGAGTGGCCAAAACCGGTTTGCAGGCCGTATTATGCACTGGCTGCGCGGAAATGTACTGCTGCCCGACCCCCGTATATTCTGGCTGAACCCGGCCAGTAAATTTGCCATGGACATCATGGAAAAGAATGAAATTGAAGCCATTATTACTACGGGGCCTCCACATAGCATGCACCTGATCGGCAGAAGCCTGAAGAAAAAAACCGCATTACCCTGGATTGCAGATTTTCGGGATCCCTGGAGCGAATGGGACGTGCTCAGGCGTATGCATACCGGTAAACTGGCCATGCGATTGCATCAAAAGCTGGAAAAAGCTGTGCTCAAGGAGGCAGACCTGGTAATAAGCGCTACACCAGGCCTGTCTCAGAGTCTGGAACGGCTTGGCGGCAGGCCTGTACACACCCTGCTGAACGGGCTTGATCTGCAGGCGCTTCCCCAGGCTTTTGTGCAGCCTAAACGACCTTCGAAATTCAGGATTTTCCATGCAGGAATGCTGAACGAAGGTCGAAATCCTGAACACCTCTGGCCGGTACTGGCCAGCTTATGTGAACAGCACAGTGCTTTTGCCGATGCGCTGGAGGTGGTGCTAGTAGGTAGTGTAAGCCCCCTGATCAATCCTTCAGAGCGCTATCCGGTGCTGAAAGATAAGCTTCAGATAAAACCCCCGGTGCCAAATCAGCAGGTATGGGAAATGATGCAGCAGTCGGCAGTACTGCTGCTACTGGTAGATCGCGTGCCCGCCGGCAGGCTGGTGATTCCCTATAAAATGTATGAGTACCTGGCGGCACAAAAGCCCGTTTTGTATATTGGTTTTCCCGATACAACCACCGGGGATATCCTGCGGGAACAGCAGGCGGGAGAAAGCTTTACTTTTGATGAAGAGGCAGCTCTGGAAACTTATATCCTGAAGCTGTTTCAGGAGTACCAGCAGGGGAGTAGCATGCAGCGCACCACAGATCTTACCCCCTACGACCGGCAGCAGCAGGCCCGTCAGGTAGCCCAATGGCTTAATGAATTGGTTCCCGGAACGGAGGTTCCCCGAACGGAGATTCCCGGATCGGAGGGGACCGGAACAGAGCCCGGAGATTAA
- a CDS encoding 6-phosphofructokinase (COG0205 6-phosphofructokinase) produces MKRVAVFTSGGDAPGMNACIRAVVRGAIYHEVEIFGIRYGYDGLIRGDIFQMSSHTVSNIVQRGGTILKSARSKEFRTPEGRKLAFDQLQKWGIEGLIAIGGDGTFTGASIFFDEYGIPTVGAPGTIDNDLFGTDYTIGFDTAVNTALEAIDKIRDTADSHDRVFFIEVMGRDSGYIAIQSGIGGGAEIVMVPETLTSVDDVIATLKQGWDRSKTSSIVVIAEGEEEGTAHEVADKVKENFKNKDIRVTTLGHIQRGGRPSAYDRILASRLGLGAVEGLLAGYKNVAAGIVNDKLVYTDFKEAITREKPLNSDLIRMVNILSI; encoded by the coding sequence ATGAAACGAGTTGCTGTATTTACTTCGGGTGGCGATGCTCCTGGCATGAATGCCTGCATCAGAGCGGTGGTGAGAGGAGCCATCTACCATGAAGTGGAAATATTTGGCATTCGCTATGGCTACGATGGCCTGATACGCGGAGACATTTTCCAGATGAGCTCCCACACAGTAAGTAACATCGTACAGCGGGGCGGCACCATCCTTAAATCTGCCCGCAGTAAAGAATTTAGAACTCCCGAAGGCCGCAAGCTGGCCTTTGATCAATTGCAGAAATGGGGTATCGAAGGGCTGATCGCCATTGGTGGCGATGGTACTTTCACTGGTGCAAGCATTTTCTTTGATGAATACGGTATTCCTACAGTTGGCGCACCCGGTACTATCGATAACGACCTTTTCGGCACCGACTACACCATTGGCTTTGATACCGCCGTTAACACTGCCCTTGAAGCCATTGACAAGATCAGGGATACTGCCGACTCTCACGACCGGGTATTTTTTATTGAAGTGATGGGCCGTGACTCCGGTTATATAGCTATTCAATCTGGTATTGGCGGAGGTGCCGAAATTGTAATGGTACCCGAAACCCTTACTTCTGTAGATGATGTGATTGCAACGCTAAAACAAGGCTGGGACCGCTCTAAAACCTCCTCTATCGTGGTAATTGCAGAGGGAGAAGAAGAAGGAACTGCCCATGAGGTTGCTGATAAGGTAAAGGAAAATTTCAAAAATAAAGATATAAGGGTAACTACACTGGGCCACATTCAGCGCGGTGGCCGCCCCTCGGCTTATGACCGTATTCTGGCCAGCCGTTTAGGACTTGGTGCCGTTGAGGGTTTGCTGGCTGGTTATAAAAACGTAGCGGCAGGCATTGTTAATGACAAACTCGTCTACACTGATTTTAAAGAAGCCATCACCCGTGAAAAACCTTTGAACTCTGATCTGATTCGGATGGTTAACATCTTGAGCATTTAA
- the miaA gene encoding tRNA delta(2)-isopentenylpyrophosphate transferase (COG0324 tRNA delta(2)-isopentenylpyrophosphate transferase), producing the protein MINHQQKYLIVVGGPTAVGKTAFSIRLAQELNTHVISADSRQLYRHLNIGTAKPEPQELAAAPHHFIDILEPDTEYSAGHFERDALALLKELFREHQAVVVAGGSGLYVQALCRGMDQMPEVPSEVRMQLNQIYIDSGLEVLLEELRQHDPVYWQEVDRQNPARIIRALEVIRATGQPYSGFRQQQYPQRPFQVIKIGLDRPREELYARIDVRMDAMIEQGLFREAEALYPYRQLNALQTVGYQEIFGFLEGAYSRDEAIRLLKRNSRRYAKRQLTWFRKDEDYTWFHPEEFEKALAFIYAQLQA; encoded by the coding sequence TTGATAAACCATCAACAGAAATACCTGATTGTAGTAGGAGGGCCCACTGCAGTTGGAAAAACAGCCTTCAGTATTCGGCTTGCACAAGAGCTGAATACGCATGTTATTTCTGCGGATAGCAGGCAGCTGTACCGACACCTGAACATTGGCACGGCTAAACCTGAGCCACAGGAGCTGGCTGCAGCACCTCACCATTTTATTGATATTCTGGAACCTGATACAGAATATAGTGCAGGCCATTTTGAGCGGGATGCACTGGCGTTGCTGAAAGAATTGTTCCGGGAGCACCAGGCGGTGGTGGTAGCCGGTGGTTCTGGTTTGTATGTGCAGGCACTGTGCCGGGGCATGGACCAGATGCCCGAGGTTCCCTCTGAAGTAAGAATGCAGTTGAATCAGATATATATAGATAGTGGTCTGGAGGTATTGCTGGAAGAATTACGGCAGCATGACCCTGTTTACTGGCAGGAAGTTGACCGGCAGAATCCTGCCCGTATTATACGGGCGCTTGAGGTGATACGTGCCACAGGCCAGCCCTATTCCGGTTTTCGGCAGCAGCAGTACCCGCAGCGGCCTTTCCAGGTAATAAAAATAGGTCTGGACCGCCCCCGGGAAGAGCTTTACGCCCGCATAGATGTCCGCATGGATGCCATGATCGAACAGGGCCTCTTCCGGGAAGCTGAAGCACTCTATCCCTACCGGCAGCTAAATGCCCTGCAGACTGTTGGTTATCAGGAAATATTTGGTTTTCTGGAAGGAGCCTATAGCAGGGATGAAGCCATACGACTCCTGAAACGTAATTCGCGAAGGTATGCCAAACGGCAGCTCACCTGGTTCCGGAAAGACGAAGACTACACCTGGTTCCATCCGGAGGAGTTTGAAAAAGCCCTGGCTTTTATTTACGCACAGTTGCAAGCCTGA
- a CDS encoding multi-sensor hybrid histidine kinase (COG0642 Signal transduction histidine kinase): MEGYSNYSKEELIQQLQEVEEQNKRLSSLFDHSSLLILTFTTDGRVVKTNNSWGRKLGYSRSDQSFLKIKDLLHPENYALFQESIKQAATTGEAQVSTVLIDKKGNSLHVAGSINPVAGTRKGKQPTEFQAFFYDVSTRVKADKAKSLYYSISGLVLHSRSLDQLYANIHQELGKIIEADNLYIALYERDRQLIRFPYFVDEHFHYPINNAVRRQGRGLTEYAILENKPQHLYKEDILRIVTEGKIDITGNIPEAWLGVPFELDKNVSGLIALQSYHNRSIYDDKDLELLDFISGQIALAIRQKQNEEHINRQGARLQAIFRSSTHLIWTINRNYELSVFNNQHEDAIRKYFSVKVKDRTSAGSPFANDNRLREDNKFWYEKYQQVFTGKSMHFEVLLRDDAGNDVWKEVFINPIYDSNGHIHEICGIATDITSKKGSELALLESEEMFRNIFNSFQDIYFRCDIKGNLTMISPSLKELLGYEPEQVLGKNITNYYLYNSRIKELFRQLVKYKTVRNFEASVISESGHLLQCICNIRLIYGKNGLPTEIEGVARDITELKRTNLELLHAKEVAEKSLKVKEQFLANMSHEIRTPMNGVIGMVDLLASTDLNGEQRSYVDIIRKSSNTLLNILNDILDLSKIEAGKMQLRKSVLRLQNVVDKLHSLFSQQAAIQGITLQYTIDEQLPEYIYADETRLLQVFSNLTSNAIKFTNKGGNVDILLKLEGSFDDIYLIKAEIHDTGIGIADAQLKKLFSSFSQLDNSLSKSYGGTGLGLAISKQLCRLMGGEIGVESKAGIGSTFWFTFQAMEASANEYVDQDNELDLLLREGVIKDSPSILLVDDNDVNRQVARSILTKAGCMVEVAQNGFEALQKVQEQYFDLVFMDIQMPEMDGITTTTKMRELALEKMPVIVAMTAYSMEEDRNKILEAGLDDYLSKPIKANMLIRKVQKYTDATPEAGAILEEEVAGEETKQVPQGIVAKEAVDQLLRWGGEELVQSAFQEFDVEAAEQLEASQKFLEENNFEAMGAELHSLKGSAGTLGVVQVAEIARAIEQHIKEKDYKFAAEHLPALHKAFKEYQEFFSENFNTFSS; encoded by the coding sequence ATGGAAGGCTACTCTAATTACAGCAAAGAAGAACTTATACAGCAGCTACAGGAGGTAGAAGAACAGAACAAGCGCTTGTCTTCTCTGTTCGACCATTCCAGCCTGCTGATCCTTACTTTTACCACCGACGGACGCGTGGTGAAGACCAATAACAGCTGGGGCCGTAAATTAGGCTACTCCCGCTCAGATCAGTCATTTCTGAAAATAAAGGACCTGCTCCATCCGGAGAACTATGCCCTTTTTCAGGAAAGCATAAAACAGGCTGCCACTACGGGCGAAGCCCAGGTAAGCACAGTGCTGATCGACAAAAAAGGAAACAGCCTGCACGTTGCCGGCAGCATCAATCCTGTTGCCGGCACCAGAAAAGGAAAACAACCCACTGAATTTCAGGCTTTTTTTTACGATGTTTCCACCCGGGTAAAGGCCGATAAAGCAAAAAGCCTCTACTATAGCATTAGTGGTTTGGTGTTGCACAGCCGCAGCCTAGATCAGCTTTATGCAAACATTCACCAGGAGCTGGGTAAAATTATAGAAGCCGATAACCTGTACATTGCACTCTATGAGCGCGACCGGCAGCTAATCCGTTTTCCTTATTTTGTAGACGAGCACTTCCACTACCCCATTAATAATGCGGTTCGCAGGCAGGGACGTGGACTTACAGAATACGCAATTCTGGAAAATAAGCCACAGCACCTCTACAAAGAAGATATTCTGCGGATAGTTACCGAAGGTAAGATTGATATTACCGGTAACATTCCTGAAGCCTGGCTAGGGGTGCCATTTGAACTGGATAAAAATGTTAGCGGCCTTATTGCCCTGCAGAGCTACCATAACCGCAGTATTTACGACGACAAAGACCTGGAGCTGCTCGATTTTATTTCCGGACAGATTGCACTGGCCATCAGGCAAAAACAAAATGAGGAACATATTAACCGGCAGGGAGCGCGGCTTCAGGCTATTTTCCGTAGCAGCACCCACCTGATATGGACCATTAACCGCAATTACGAGCTTTCGGTATTCAACAACCAGCATGAAGATGCCATCCGTAAATACTTTAGTGTTAAGGTAAAAGACCGCACCAGTGCAGGCAGCCCTTTTGCCAACGACAACCGTTTACGCGAAGACAACAAGTTCTGGTATGAAAAATACCAGCAGGTGTTTACCGGAAAATCCATGCATTTTGAGGTGCTTCTGCGCGATGACGCAGGCAACGATGTATGGAAAGAAGTTTTCATTAATCCCATTTACGACTCCAACGGGCACATCCACGAAATATGTGGTATTGCTACCGATATTACCTCTAAAAAAGGATCCGAGCTTGCGCTCTTAGAGAGTGAAGAGATGTTCCGAAACATCTTCAACTCTTTTCAGGATATTTATTTCCGCTGCGATATCAAGGGCAACCTTACCATGATCAGCCCTTCTTTAAAAGAGCTGCTGGGTTATGAGCCGGAGCAGGTATTGGGCAAAAATATTACAAATTATTACCTCTACAACAGCCGGATTAAGGAGCTTTTCCGGCAGCTGGTTAAATACAAGACTGTACGTAACTTCGAAGCCTCTGTAATCAGCGAAAGCGGCCACCTGCTGCAGTGCATCTGCAACATACGGCTGATCTATGGTAAAAATGGGCTTCCTACTGAAATTGAGGGGGTTGCGCGCGACATTACCGAGCTAAAACGTACCAACCTGGAGCTGCTGCATGCCAAAGAAGTAGCCGAAAAAAGTCTAAAGGTAAAAGAGCAGTTTCTGGCCAATATGAGCCATGAGATACGTACACCTATGAATGGTGTGATTGGCATGGTAGACCTGCTGGCCAGCACCGATCTTAATGGGGAACAGCGTAGTTATGTGGATATTATCCGGAAATCCAGCAACACATTGCTGAATATTCTGAACGACATCCTTGATCTTAGTAAAATTGAAGCCGGCAAAATGCAGCTGCGCAAGTCGGTGCTTCGGCTGCAGAATGTGGTGGATAAGCTGCACTCCCTGTTTTCTCAGCAGGCAGCCATTCAGGGCATTACCCTGCAATATACCATTGATGAGCAGCTGCCGGAATATATCTATGCCGACGAAACCCGTCTGCTGCAGGTATTCTCCAACCTTACCTCCAATGCCATTAAGTTTACCAACAAAGGTGGCAATGTAGACATCCTGCTGAAACTGGAAGGCAGCTTCGATGATATTTACCTGATTAAGGCAGAGATACATGATACTGGTATTGGCATCGCCGATGCACAGCTAAAGAAGCTCTTCAGCAGCTTCAGCCAGCTCGATAATTCCCTCTCTAAATCTTATGGCGGCACCGGACTGGGCCTGGCCATCAGCAAACAACTCTGCCGCCTGATGGGTGGTGAGATTGGGGTGGAAAGCAAGGCAGGCATAGGCAGTACTTTCTGGTTTACCTTCCAGGCAATGGAGGCATCTGCAAATGAATATGTAGATCAGGACAATGAACTGGACCTGCTGCTGCGCGAAGGTGTGATTAAAGATTCTCCTTCTATTTTGCTGGTAGATGATAACGATGTAAACCGGCAGGTGGCACGCAGCATCCTTACCAAGGCCGGCTGCATGGTAGAAGTGGCCCAGAATGGTTTTGAAGCCCTGCAAAAGGTGCAGGAACAGTACTTCGACCTGGTGTTCATGGATATACAGATGCCGGAAATGGATGGCATTACCACCACGACTAAAATGAGGGAGCTGGCACTAGAAAAAATGCCTGTTATTGTTGCCATGACTGCCTATAGTATGGAGGAAGACAGGAATAAGATTCTGGAAGCCGGTCTGGACGATTATTTGTCTAAACCCATCAAAGCCAATATGCTGATCCGCAAGGTTCAGAAATACACAGATGCTACTCCTGAGGCCGGTGCAATCCTGGAAGAAGAGGTAGCCGGAGAAGAAACTAAACAAGTACCGCAGGGCATAGTTGCAAAGGAAGCCGTAGACCAGTTATTGCGCTGGGGCGGCGAAGAGCTGGTACAAAGCGCCTTTCAGGAGTTTGATGTAGAAGCTGCTGAACAGCTGGAAGCCAGCCAGAAATTTCTGGAAGAAAATAACTTTGAAGCCATGGGTGCAGAGCTGCACAGCCTGAAAGGCAGTGCCGGTACCCTTGGAGTTGTACAAGTTGCTGAAATTGCCAGGGCAATAGAGCAACACATAAAGGAAAAAGATTATAAATTTGCCGCTGAACACTTACCAGCCTTACATAAAGCTTTTAAGGAGTATCAGGAATTTTTTAGCGAAAACTTTAATACATTTTCGTCATGA
- a CDS encoding sensor for ctr capsule biosynthesis, histidine kinase acting on RcsB (COG0784 FOG: CheY-like receiver): MNKKVLIAEDSSVIQNLAKKILQFQNFDITAVKNGKQVLDKLEKEAYDVIVMDINMPLMDGMQCAEEIRKRNDEKANTPIIVISGNAKNYSQHDFDRIGINAYLQKPLNFDELVEKVHEYTR; the protein is encoded by the coding sequence ATGAATAAAAAAGTATTGATTGCCGAAGACAGTTCGGTAATCCAAAATCTTGCAAAGAAGATTCTACAATTTCAGAATTTTGATATCACTGCGGTTAAAAACGGCAAGCAAGTACTGGATAAGCTCGAGAAAGAAGCTTATGATGTGATCGTAATGGACATAAACATGCCGCTGATGGATGGTATGCAATGCGCCGAAGAGATCCGCAAACGCAATGATGAAAAGGCAAATACGCCTATTATTGTGATCAGTGGTAATGCAAAAAACTACTCTCAGCACGATTTTGACCGCATCGGTATTAATGCCTATCTGCAAAAGCCCCTGAATTTTGATGAACTTGTAGAAAAAGTGCATGAATACACCCGCTGA
- a CDS encoding metal-dependent hydrolase (COG1235 Metal-dependent hydrolases of the beta-lactamase superfamily I) has product MVITFLGTGTSQGVPVIGCTCAVCQSLDFRDKRLRSSVHLEVDGKSLVFDTGPDFRQQALRERIGRLDAIIFTHEHKDHTAGLDDVRAYNFRQKQDMPIYGHARVINQLKQEFSYAFSEHKYPGVPQLEVHEIENLPFSINGTTLTPIQVYHYKLPVFGFRIKDFTYITDANAIPEAEMEKIKGSKVVVLNALQQQPHISHFTLEEAIAMARELGAEQTYFTHMSHRIGEHEEISKKLPSGIFLAFDGLKLEL; this is encoded by the coding sequence GTGGTAATAACTTTTTTAGGTACCGGCACCTCGCAGGGTGTTCCGGTTATAGGATGTACATGCGCTGTTTGCCAATCGCTCGATTTTCGCGACAAACGTCTGCGTTCGTCTGTACACCTGGAAGTTGATGGTAAAAGTCTTGTTTTTGATACTGGTCCGGATTTCAGGCAACAGGCACTGCGGGAGCGCATTGGTCGCCTGGATGCCATTATCTTTACCCATGAGCATAAAGATCATACCGCCGGACTTGATGATGTACGTGCCTATAATTTCAGGCAAAAGCAGGACATGCCCATTTACGGCCATGCCAGGGTAATAAACCAGCTGAAGCAGGAGTTCTCCTATGCATTTTCAGAACATAAATATCCGGGAGTACCCCAGCTGGAAGTGCACGAAATTGAAAATCTACCTTTTTCCATCAATGGTACTACCCTTACTCCTATCCAGGTCTATCATTATAAACTGCCTGTATTTGGATTCAGAATTAAGGATTTTACCTACATTACCGATGCCAACGCCATACCTGAGGCAGAAATGGAAAAAATAAAGGGATCTAAAGTTGTGGTGCTGAATGCCCTGCAACAGCAGCCGCATATCTCTCATTTTACCCTGGAAGAAGCCATTGCCATGGCCCGTGAACTGGGTGCTGAGCAAACTTATTTCACTCATATGAGCCACCGAATAGGCGAGCATGAGGAAATCAGTAAAAAACTACCATCCGGAATTTTCCTTGCCTTTGATGGCCTGAAACTGGAGCTTTAG